The genomic window GAATGGTTCATCAAAATACAAAGTATCATCCAATGAGTTGAGAGAGTCAATGAGGATTAGATTACTTCCTATAAAATCAAATGATCTGTAAATTAAATACTTATAGGGTCCAGGAGCTTGAAGAGGGTCTATTTCAGTAGGTTTTGACCAGGCAAGATAAACCTTGCCATTGGAAACGTCGGTATTCTCAATACTCACGTTTGTAATAACAGGCACATCTTTTTTGAGTTTAACGCAAACTTCATCTGATGCATAGCTCTCAGATCCATCGGGGTAAACAGCAACAATCATGTAACAATAATCAACGCCATGAGCAAGGCCGGGAAATTCATTTCCATCACTGAAAGTTGTATCTGTTGCGTCAATATCTTTGATCCATCGATAACCGGTATAAGAGGGCACTCCTGTTTCACAATTCGCTGGTATATATCCAAAAAATCCATTTCTTCTGTAGACTTTATATGTAACTACATTGCTACAACGATTTGGACTCCAGAAAATATTAATATTATTACCTAATGGGATTGCCTCAAGATTTTCTGTTTTTGGACCAACGATACGAATATTCAGTGTTTTCAGATCAAACAGGTTTACTTCAGTTGAATTATCAACGGCCTTAAAGAATACTTGATACGGGTTTTTCCTAATTTGAGAACAATCGGTTTCCCATGTAAAGATACCAGTCGCTATACCGGGATCATTTCCAACCTGAGAGAAGTTTGCTGCATTCATAGTCAGAAGTAGCGGTGCACCAGTAGCTGTGAGAGTTATCTTATCAAGATTTGGATCAGTAGTCCTGATCAGATATCCTAATGAATCCCCGGCTGTGATGCATGTATCAGTGATTGGGTCAATAATTGGTGCATCATTGGTACACGTAACAATTGTAATCTGCATATCCCGGGTAACAAAACCAATCCGTGAACCATTTCTCCATTCCTCAATCATAAATGAGATGTTATATTCTCCCTGAAGGGTAGGACTAATCCAGTTAATATCACCAGTAACTGAATTAATATTGAAATTACTACTTCCATTCGGATCGACAAGATTGGGCAATATATAACCAGGGATAGGTTGACCTCCAGCTCCCTTACATACTGTGAGCACATATGAAAGGCTATCACCATCCGGGTCGAATGCTCCTGGATTGTGAAGGAAAGGATGATCAACACAACCTCGGTCAATTGGAGGTAAAAGAAGCTGAGGAGAACTATTGGGCCCTATGAATGGATTTATGGAGAGCAGGGTTTCAATATAAAGAGGAATGTCCACCGAACTTGGAATATTCATGATACCGTAGTTCCGGTTTGGGTCTTCAACGGAAATTCTGTAGGTTGAAGGCCCAGGGAATGTATGTTCGCCAGTGTAAAGGTTTTTCTTGATTTCTGGACCTACAATTTCTCCAAGGTGATCACAATAAAGTCCTGCGGGGTTTATTCCTGATGGACCGTTAATCCTGGTCAGGATAGATGATGAGCCATCACCCCAGTTAATCTCAAGTTCATTGCGGTCAGCTGGACTAGGTGCGTAAGAATAAGAAGTAATGGTGATCTCATAAGTAAGACCTGAGATATACCGGTAAGTAATTTCACCGGCACGTTGATGGGTAGCAAAGGCAGGTAAACGGAGTACAAAA from Bacteroidales bacterium includes these protein-coding regions:
- a CDS encoding gliding motility-associated C-terminal domain-containing protein, whose product is MKRLILYLLLLFVLRLPAFATHQRAGEITYRYISGLTYEITITSYSYAPSPADRNELEINWGDGSSSILTRINGPSGINPAGLYCDHLGEIVGPEIKKNLYTGEHTFPGPSTYRISVEDPNRNYGIMNIPSSVDIPLYIETLLSINPFIGPNSSPQLLLPPIDRGCVDHPFLHNPGAFDPDGDSLSYVLTVCKGAGGQPIPGYILPNLVDPNGSSNFNINSVTGDINWISPTLQGEYNISFMIEEWRNGSRIGFVTRDMQITIVTCTNDAPIIDPITDTCITAGDSLGYLIRTTDPNLDKITLTATGAPLLLTMNAANFSQVGNDPGIATGIFTWETDCSQIRKNPYQVFFKAVDNSTEVNLFDLKTLNIRIVGPKTENLEAIPLGNNINIFWSPNRCSNVVTYKVYRRNGFFGYIPANCETGVPSYTGYRWIKDIDATDTTFSDGNEFPGLAHGVDYCYMIVAVYPDGSESYASDEVCVKLKKDVPVITNVSIENTDVSNGKVYLAWSKPTEIDPLQAPGPYKYLIYRSFDFIGSNLILIDSLNSLDDTLYFDEPFNTKDQPISYRVDLINDTPGLRFIIGPSQVASSVYLSISNGDNKLLLNFPSIVPWTNHEYVIYRKNELTQLFDSITTTTLPTYTDLQLVNGQSYCYRIKSIGSYGTTGITDPLINFSQEVCGIPADNEPPCPPELTVEPDCDRADNILRWVNASETCADDVVKYYVYYRPPLSDIFVLLDSLSGINSTTFTHDLQQTIAGCYSLRSIDSIGNISMMSDTICIDSDTCGGYRLPNVFTPNADTYNDYFTPYPYSSVEKIDLTIFNRWGTLIFKTDDPDIEWDGKIIGTNQPASDGVYYYVCDVFEITLYGTIKRTLKGSVTIIR